In one Thermanaerovibrio velox DSM 12556 genomic region, the following are encoded:
- a CDS encoding acyl-CoA thioester hydrolase/BAAT C-terminal domain-containing protein, protein MRQEHLAFLVLLLCGFAFVFPGAAFGGAGGASGGDVGQGNGSMEPGGRTARLEVEPPAALSGEPWRIRVTGIAPGAPVRLVAAQEDGYGVRWESSALFNADHHGVVDPALQSPISGSYEGVDPAGLFWSMVPVSGDSAGAFGKSLAPQRITVSAEAQGVALSRTVERLLMLPGVQRVEVRDGGVVGTLFLPHGEGRRPALIVLSGSEGGTYEPAAAIYASHGYVTLALAYFGMEGLPPALVEIPLETVGRAIEWLKAHPRVKGDAIGLWGASKGAELALVAASYYPEVKAVVAKSPSAVVFEGTGPEMGRNHRSSWSVKGEPLAFVPIVFNQELSESFFAAMAKKQPWATAPMYEYALQDKDAVESAAIEVERINGPVLLVSGGQDGVWPAGRMSQMIMERLRSKGHPFPDVRLHYEVAGHQISAPYSPTTVNWLQIPGAFAEDLGGSPEGNARAAMDSWPKILEFLRRHLGGGN, encoded by the coding sequence ATGAGGCAGGAACATTTGGCTTTCCTGGTTTTGTTGTTGTGCGGCTTTGCCTTCGTGTTTCCCGGCGCGGCCTTTGGGGGTGCGGGGGGAGCCTCTGGCGGGGATGTAGGCCAGGGGAATGGTTCTATGGAGCCGGGGGGCCGTACCGCAAGGCTTGAGGTTGAGCCCCCGGCGGCCCTTTCCGGCGAACCCTGGCGCATAAGGGTGACTGGTATAGCCCCCGGCGCGCCGGTAAGGCTGGTTGCCGCCCAGGAGGACGGGTACGGCGTCCGGTGGGAGTCAAGCGCCCTGTTCAACGCCGACCATCATGGGGTGGTGGACCCCGCGCTTCAGTCTCCCATCTCGGGAAGCTACGAGGGGGTGGACCCGGCGGGGCTTTTCTGGTCCATGGTCCCGGTTTCGGGAGATTCCGCCGGAGCCTTTGGGAAGAGCCTAGCGCCCCAGAGGATCACGGTTTCTGCGGAGGCCCAGGGGGTCGCCTTATCCCGCACGGTGGAGAGGCTTCTCATGCTGCCTGGGGTTCAAAGGGTGGAGGTCCGGGATGGCGGGGTGGTGGGCACCCTTTTCCTGCCTCACGGGGAGGGTAGGCGGCCGGCCTTGATCGTGTTGAGCGGCTCCGAGGGGGGCACCTACGAGCCGGCGGCGGCCATATACGCGTCCCACGGCTACGTCACCTTGGCCCTTGCTTACTTCGGCATGGAGGGGCTTCCTCCCGCCCTCGTGGAGATACCCCTTGAGACGGTGGGGCGGGCCATAGAGTGGCTTAAAGCCCATCCCAGGGTGAAGGGCGACGCCATCGGCCTTTGGGGGGCCTCCAAGGGTGCGGAGCTGGCCCTTGTGGCGGCGTCTTACTATCCTGAGGTCAAGGCGGTGGTGGCCAAGTCGCCCAGCGCGGTGGTTTTCGAGGGGACCGGCCCGGAGATGGGGCGGAACCACAGGTCCTCTTGGAGCGTAAAGGGTGAGCCCCTGGCCTTCGTGCCCATCGTTTTCAACCAGGAGCTTTCGGAGAGCTTCTTCGCCGCCATGGCCAAGAAACAACCCTGGGCCACCGCCCCCATGTATGAATACGCGCTTCAGGATAAGGATGCGGTGGAAAGCGCGGCCATAGAGGTGGAGAGGATAAACGGGCCGGTGCTTCTGGTGTCCGGCGGTCAGGACGGGGTGTGGCCCGCGGGCAGGATGTCGCAGATGATCATGGAAAGGCTTAGGTCGAAGGGGCATCCCTTCCCGGATGTGCGCCTTCATTATGAGGTGGCGGGGCACCAGATAAGCGCCCCTTACTCGCCCACCACGGTGAACTGGCTTCAGATCCCAGGAGCCTTTGCCGAGGACCTTGGGGGCTCGCCGGAGGGCAACGCCAGGGCCGCCATGGATTCGTGGCCCAAGATCCTTGAGTTCCTGCGAAGGCACCTGGGGGGCGGGAATTAA
- a CDS encoding histidine phosphatase family protein, whose translation MIDKLFLIRHGRPAMPEGVMIGSRSDPDLSPVGEEEARELRSLLGRLGALELPCVSSPARRCLRTAELAGLTPLVVEDLRELDLGLWDGLSKDQVMMGWPELFAQRGRDLEGVRPPMGESFADLAERMRGAFRKLDGTFDGGLVVVGHRGASWALTCALTRLPLGLYGVIEHRHCGVHVLRREGKGFRLAAANLSPYLVA comes from the coding sequence ATGCCTGAGGGCGTCATGATTGGCTCAAGGTCCGATCCGGATCTCTCGCCGGTGGGGGAGGAGGAGGCCAGAGAGCTTAGGAGCCTTCTTGGGCGGCTTGGGGCCCTGGAGCTACCTTGCGTTTCAAGCCCCGCCCGCAGGTGCCTTAGGACCGCGGAGCTCGCGGGGCTAACCCCCCTTGTGGTGGAGGACCTTAGGGAGCTGGACCTTGGACTTTGGGACGGCCTTTCGAAGGATCAGGTGATGATGGGCTGGCCTGAGCTGTTCGCCCAGAGGGGAAGGGACCTTGAGGGGGTGAGGCCCCCCATGGGGGAGAGCTTCGCGGACCTGGCGGAGAGGATGCGGGGTGCGTTCCGCAAGCTAGATGGCACCTTTGATGGCGGGTTGGTGGTTGTAGGCCATCGGGGAGCATCCTGGGCACTTACCTGCGCGCTCACCCGCCTGCCCTTGGGGCTTTACGGGGTCATCGAACACCGCCACTGCGGTGTCCACGTGCTGAGGCGGGAGGGAAAGGGCTTCCGCCTGGCGGCGGCAAACCTCTCCCCCTACCTGGTGGCGTAA
- a CDS encoding type I restriction enzyme subunit R domain-containing protein — protein sequence MRQFAHYTPVKSYYKLIKTTDDDPEFDVRKAQKKLRRYVEDHDYAIRLKAEIMVDHFHEQVIAKGKIGGQARAMVVTGSIERAIQYFHAFQDYLAERNSPYRAIVAFSGEHEYGGVKVTEASLNGFPSNQITDRIREDPYRFLICADKFQTGYDEPLLHTMYVDKVLSGVKAVQTLSRLNRAHPQKHDTFVLDFVNDPDTIRKAFEPYYRTTILADETDPNKLHNLKADLDGYQVYAPEQVDELAQLYLSGVDRDQLDPILDACVVTYLEQLDEDGQVDFKGKAKAFLRTYNFLSSILPYTNAAWEKLSIFLNFLVPKLPAPKEEDLSNGILEAIDMDSYRLEKQATMRILLPDADAEIEPIPATGGGHKLAPELDRLSNIIKSFNDHFGNIPWSDADRVRKLITEEIPARVAADTAYQNARKHSDKQNARIEHDKALVRVMTALLKDDTELFKQFSDNGSFKRWLSDTVFDLTYRNILPPAEGRALIDG from the coding sequence GTGAGGCAATTCGCCCACTATACACCGGTCAAAAGCTACTATAAGCTCATAAAAACCACCGACGACGACCCGGAATTCGATGTCAGAAAGGCGCAGAAGAAACTGCGTCGCTATGTAGAGGATCATGACTACGCCATAAGGCTCAAGGCCGAGATCATGGTGGACCATTTTCATGAACAGGTGATCGCCAAGGGCAAAATCGGCGGCCAGGCGAGGGCCATGGTGGTGACGGGCAGCATCGAGCGAGCCATTCAGTACTTCCATGCCTTCCAGGACTACCTTGCCGAGCGCAATAGCCCCTATCGGGCGATAGTCGCCTTCTCGGGCGAACATGAGTATGGTGGGGTCAAGGTCACAGAAGCCAGCCTTAACGGTTTCCCGTCGAATCAGATCACCGACAGGATCCGGGAAGACCCGTACCGGTTTTTGATCTGCGCCGACAAGTTTCAGACCGGTTATGACGAACCGCTTTTGCACACCATGTACGTTGATAAGGTTCTATCCGGGGTCAAGGCGGTGCAGACCCTCTCGCGGCTTAACCGCGCCCACCCTCAAAAGCACGACACCTTCGTCCTCGATTTCGTCAACGATCCTGATACGATCCGAAAGGCCTTCGAGCCCTACTACCGGACGACCATCCTCGCTGATGAGACAGATCCAAACAAGCTGCACAACCTAAAGGCCGACCTTGACGGCTACCAGGTGTACGCGCCGGAGCAAGTTGACGAGCTGGCGCAGCTCTACCTGAGCGGGGTTGACCGCGACCAGCTCGATCCGATCCTCGATGCCTGCGTCGTCACCTACCTGGAGCAGCTCGATGAGGACGGCCAGGTGGACTTCAAGGGCAAGGCCAAGGCGTTTCTGCGGACCTATAACTTTCTTTCTTCAATACTCCCCTATACCAACGCTGCGTGGGAGAAACTGTCAATCTTTCTCAACTTCCTGGTGCCCAAGTTGCCGGCGCCGAAAGAGGAGGATCTCTCAAATGGCATCCTCGAGGCGATCGATATGGACAGTTACCGGCTTGAGAAGCAAGCGACCATGAGGATCTTGCTTCCCGATGCGGATGCCGAAATTGAACCCATACCGGCTACAGGCGGCGGTCATAAATTAGCACCAGAGCTTGATCGTCTTTCGAACATCATCAAGTCCTTCAACGATCATTTCGGCAATATTCCCTGGAGCGACGCTGACCGGGTGCGCAAGCTGATCACCGAGGAGATCCCAGCACGTGTAGCCGCCGACACTGCCTACCAAAACGCACGCAAGCATTCTGATAAACAGAACGCCCGTATCGAGCACGACAAAGCCCTAGTTAGGGTGATGACCGCATTACTTAAGGACGATACCGAACTTTTTAAGCAGTTTAGCGACAATGGGTCTTTCAAGCGCTGGCTCTCCGACACGGTGTTCGATCTGACTTACAGGAACATCCTGCCGCCAGCGGAAGGTAGGGCTCTCATCGACGGCTGA
- a CDS encoding DUF4139 domain-containing protein, translating to MKEGLRRFAGRFCCPRGASLPRLMAAGVMLFLMAPGSSSAFDVKSASEAHVYPGGALAVFKGPVNRQEEVLLTSSYNRDSISVTMEGGTLSSVSIRQERIPGWVPPALSGDAKELEGLKRQIRELKLAVAAREVALRAFDAGAPKGGPSAQWEAKRIKMQGEMMSWQDRLQGLSARAEKLREEMAQRGPKGGDLLNRVVIRGNGTAKISAFTEDASWRTRYRADVDPSGKVVLTEELLISQKTGLDWDGPIVCHTASPKDVNWNPEISPWVVSFSAPAVMLRASMLKGAPELMDALNPSFEASTEDLTFTAKGLVPGTGEEVSLVSGRFNLQGSVDVTVIPMASQTAFMEVTTSPLDRIIPGGEASVSVGGVPTGKVTIPFTPKGEGLRFSGGKVPGVTSSREEAVMTRGSEGDRDFVKGGTVIRVFNGLGKTLTVTLKDRVPFPADGSIRVSYSCSMREDSYDRGILTWKLELPPGSSREINVDYKVTYPKGRKLDL from the coding sequence GTGAAAGAAGGGTTAAGAAGATTTGCGGGACGGTTCTGCTGCCCCCGTGGGGCGTCCCTCCCACGCCTGATGGCAGCGGGCGTGATGCTTTTCCTCATGGCGCCGGGAAGCTCCTCCGCCTTTGACGTAAAATCCGCCTCGGAGGCCCACGTGTACCCCGGCGGGGCTCTTGCGGTCTTCAAGGGACCGGTTAACCGGCAGGAGGAGGTGCTGCTTACCTCTTCCTACAACAGGGATTCCATATCGGTGACCATGGAGGGCGGCACCTTGAGCTCCGTTTCCATCAGGCAGGAGAGGATTCCCGGCTGGGTGCCCCCGGCGCTCAGCGGTGATGCCAAAGAGCTGGAGGGTTTGAAGCGGCAGATCCGGGAGCTCAAGCTGGCTGTAGCCGCAAGGGAGGTGGCCCTTAGAGCCTTCGACGCGGGAGCCCCCAAGGGCGGGCCTTCCGCCCAGTGGGAGGCGAAGCGCATTAAGATGCAGGGGGAGATGATGTCCTGGCAGGACCGGCTTCAGGGGCTAAGCGCCAGGGCGGAAAAGCTGCGGGAGGAGATGGCCCAAAGGGGTCCCAAGGGTGGGGATCTGCTCAACCGGGTTGTGATAAGGGGTAACGGCACCGCGAAGATCTCCGCGTTCACCGAGGACGCCTCATGGAGAACCCGGTACCGGGCGGATGTGGACCCCTCCGGCAAGGTGGTCCTCACCGAGGAGCTTCTCATATCCCAGAAGACCGGCCTCGATTGGGATGGTCCCATAGTGTGCCACACCGCGTCCCCGAAGGACGTGAACTGGAACCCCGAGATCTCCCCATGGGTGGTCAGCTTCTCCGCCCCGGCGGTGATGTTAAGGGCCTCGATGCTAAAGGGCGCACCGGAGCTCATGGATGCCCTAAACCCTTCCTTTGAGGCCTCCACCGAGGACCTCACCTTCACCGCCAAGGGATTGGTCCCAGGCACGGGAGAGGAGGTATCCCTCGTGAGCGGCAGGTTCAACCTGCAGGGCTCCGTGGACGTCACCGTCATACCCATGGCTTCCCAAACCGCATTCATGGAGGTGACCACATCGCCCCTCGATAGGATCATCCCGGGGGGAGAGGCCTCGGTCAGCGTAGGGGGGGTGCCCACCGGCAAGGTTACGATCCCCTTCACCCCCAAGGGTGAGGGCCTCAGGTTCTCCGGCGGGAAGGTGCCAGGTGTGACCTCCTCCAGGGAGGAAGCCGTTATGACCCGGGGCTCCGAGGGAGACAGGGACTTCGTGAAGGGAGGCACCGTCATCAGGGTCTTCAACGGGCTTGGGAAGACCCTGACGGTAACCCTGAAGGACCGGGTGCCCTTCCCCGCCGACGGTTCGATAAGGGTTTCCTACTCCTGCTCCATGAGGGAGGACTCCTACGACCGAGGCATACTCACCTGGAAGCTGGAGCTCCCACCCGGCTCCTCCAGGGAGATCAATGTGGACTACAAGGTGACGTATCCCAAGGGCAGGAAGCTGGATCTCTAG
- a CDS encoding type I restriction-modification system subunit M N-terminal domain-containing protein yields the protein MGERQNGASLGFENRLWEMADKLRGHMDAAEYKNMLLGFTGYC from the coding sequence ATGGGGGAACGACAAAACGGAGCCAGCCTGGGTTTTGAGAACAGGCTTTGGGAGATGGCCGACAAGCTGCGAGGCCATATGGATGCTGCTGAGTACAAGAATATGTTGTTAGGCTTTACGGGATATTGCTGA
- a CDS encoding HsdM family class I SAM-dependent methyltransferase: protein MKHNTQLGSRIAEVHNGSSLFTGDAGQGESNIRRWIIENDWLEAIVALPLNMFYNTGIATYIWVLTNRKPERRKGRVQLIDATQWYKPLQAASQEPG, encoded by the coding sequence ATGAAGCATAATACCCAGCTTGGCAGCCGCATTGCGGAGGTGCACAATGGCTCGTCCCTGTTTACGGGGGATGCCGGCCAGGGAGAGAGCAACATCCGCCGTTGGATCATCGAAAACGACTGGCTCGAAGCCATTGTGGCCCTGCCGCTTAACATGTTCTACAACACGGGCATTGCCACCTACATCTGGGTGCTCACGAACAGGAAGCCCGAGCGCCGTAAAGGTCGCGTGCAGCTCATTGACGCCACGCAGTGGTACAAGCCGCTACAAGCCGCTTCGCAAGAACCTGGGTAA
- a CDS encoding PAS domain-containing protein has product MQEGQHTKGGPRDLNWFLEGHRGLIIGFPKGMIVLSPRGEVALCNRAALNLLGFDPSTECERLQDLEAFTFNGDVEVSLDEALNEALSRGSFDSNCLIKTPWGALRPLNLSVTPIKNPDGETIGLLCILTGLDELWKRQEELKESDRRHRELFTLLRTMCDNVPDMIWAKDLKKRYIFANRALAEKLLNAKDTDEPIGKTDLFFATRERESHPEDPQWHTFGEICQDSDLLTLEAMAPSRFDEWGNVKGKFLFLDVHKAPFFDQNGVLIGTVGCGRDITKEKAMEQELLESRRRLKLALECGDIYTWEWDIPRGTITVNPSPDGDRDDLSSPSEEVIFGRIHPEDAPEVKAKVDRILNGEQRTFDHIFRRQNRLGQWEWIWCKGAAVEYQDGRPTRITGVARNVSERMEAIRALSRSESRYRALFEGSIDGLLVLGGESLLIVEANSTARRLLGKEDPIGLKALFYPISGEAERPMTPKELADRSHSTPLEVFASVSGGAPSPVEVLAKWIHLGEGQRGILVILRDLAPVLKMRTQLLQAHKMRALSTIAEGMGHELNNILAPLQGYSEMGLSGMMPPDICFTKILEGVKRARELTLKLLMTSRPPVEASETIDLKDFVERHVPILSEIAPEGISVSWSVPDRPLTVQLTTEHARQVLLHLWSNAIWAVSPGGHIEISLREVQVDPSQAAMNPNLSEGPYAVLSICDDGCGMDEVTKARAPEPFFSSRVPIGSGLGLSVVHGLITHHQGTVVIESTPHVGTAVHVYIPLCDR; this is encoded by the coding sequence ATGCAGGAAGGGCAGCATACAAAAGGGGGGCCGAGGGATCTTAACTGGTTCCTTGAAGGGCACCGGGGGCTCATAATTGGGTTCCCCAAGGGGATGATAGTGCTCTCCCCCCGGGGCGAGGTGGCACTGTGCAACAGGGCGGCCCTCAATCTTTTGGGTTTCGATCCCTCGACGGAATGCGAAAGACTTCAAGACCTTGAGGCCTTCACCTTCAACGGCGACGTGGAGGTCTCCCTTGATGAGGCATTGAATGAGGCCCTAAGCCGGGGCAGCTTCGACTCCAACTGTCTCATCAAAACGCCATGGGGGGCCTTAAGACCCCTTAACCTGAGTGTGACCCCCATCAAGAACCCAGATGGGGAGACCATAGGGCTGCTGTGCATACTCACGGGCCTTGACGAGCTTTGGAAGCGGCAGGAGGAGCTCAAGGAAAGCGACAGGAGGCACCGGGAGCTGTTCACGCTTCTTAGGACCATGTGCGACAACGTGCCGGACATGATATGGGCTAAGGACCTCAAAAAACGCTACATATTCGCCAACCGGGCGCTGGCGGAAAAGCTCCTGAACGCCAAGGACACCGACGAGCCCATAGGCAAGACGGACCTCTTCTTCGCCACCCGGGAACGGGAGTCTCACCCGGAGGACCCCCAGTGGCACACCTTCGGGGAGATATGCCAGGACTCGGACCTATTGACCCTGGAGGCCATGGCCCCAAGCCGTTTCGACGAGTGGGGCAACGTAAAGGGGAAGTTCCTCTTCCTTGACGTCCACAAGGCCCCCTTCTTCGATCAGAACGGAGTGCTCATAGGCACAGTGGGATGCGGCAGGGACATAACCAAGGAGAAGGCCATGGAGCAGGAGCTCCTGGAAAGCCGGCGGCGTCTTAAATTGGCATTGGAGTGCGGCGACATATACACATGGGAGTGGGACATACCAAGGGGAACCATAACCGTCAACCCTTCGCCGGATGGCGACAGGGACGACCTCTCATCCCCTTCGGAGGAGGTGATATTCGGCAGGATACACCCGGAGGACGCACCGGAGGTCAAGGCAAAGGTGGATCGGATACTCAACGGGGAACAGAGGACCTTCGACCACATATTCCGCCGCCAGAACAGGCTGGGCCAGTGGGAGTGGATATGGTGCAAGGGGGCAGCGGTGGAGTACCAGGACGGCAGGCCCACGCGAATAACCGGCGTTGCCCGCAACGTGTCGGAACGCATGGAGGCCATAAGGGCCCTCTCCAGGTCAGAATCGCGCTACCGGGCTCTGTTTGAGGGGTCCATAGACGGCCTGTTGGTGCTCGGCGGTGAAAGCCTCCTCATAGTTGAAGCCAACAGCACCGCCAGGAGGCTCTTGGGCAAGGAGGACCCCATAGGCCTTAAGGCCCTCTTCTACCCCATATCCGGCGAGGCGGAGCGCCCCATGACACCCAAGGAGCTGGCGGACAGGAGCCATAGCACGCCGCTAGAGGTCTTCGCCTCCGTGTCCGGCGGGGCCCCCTCACCGGTGGAGGTGCTGGCAAAGTGGATCCACCTCGGGGAGGGACAAAGGGGCATACTGGTGATCCTCCGAGACCTAGCACCGGTGCTCAAGATGCGCACCCAGCTGCTCCAGGCACACAAGATGAGGGCTCTTTCCACCATCGCGGAGGGGATGGGACATGAGCTCAACAACATCCTAGCCCCCCTCCAGGGATACTCGGAGATGGGGCTTTCGGGCATGATGCCCCCGGACATCTGCTTCACCAAGATCCTGGAAGGGGTCAAGAGGGCAAGGGAGCTGACCTTGAAGCTCCTGATGACAAGCCGGCCTCCCGTCGAGGCATCGGAGACCATAGACCTTAAGGACTTCGTGGAGCGCCACGTGCCCATTCTGTCCGAGATCGCCCCGGAGGGCATATCGGTGTCCTGGTCAGTCCCGGACCGGCCCCTTACCGTTCAGCTCACCACGGAACACGCCAGGCAGGTGCTGCTGCACCTTTGGTCCAACGCCATATGGGCGGTCTCCCCAGGCGGCCACATAGAGATATCCCTCCGGGAGGTCCAGGTGGACCCCTCCCAGGCGGCGATGAACCCCAACCTGTCCGAGGGACCATATGCGGTTCTCTCCATATGTGACGACGGATGCGGCATGGACGAGGTCACAAAGGCCAGGGCACCGGAGCCGTTCTTCTCCTCCCGGGTACCCATCGGCTCGGGCCTTGGGCTATCGGTGGTACACGGGCTCATAACCCACCACCAGGGAACGGTGGTCATAGAATCCACCCCCCACGTGGGCACCGCGGTTCACGTTTACATACCCCTTTGCGATCGGTGA
- a CDS encoding DUF6790 family protein — MFFIGLYLLGLLVGIAAVVKKKPRDAAHVAETLLLYQLVITVALSSLMGFVGHVFMSEKIAAQIGWASNGFQKELGFVSLGIAIAGFMCFWYRGTFWLAVIVIFSTFYLGAAVNHVKEMLLAQNFNPGNVFPAVSDVLIPLTLIACWLLKAKWEGRS; from the coding sequence GTGTTTTTCATCGGTTTGTATTTGTTGGGTCTGTTGGTGGGCATCGCGGCGGTGGTGAAGAAGAAGCCGCGGGACGCCGCCCATGTGGCTGAGACGCTGTTGTTGTACCAGCTTGTCATCACCGTAGCCCTGTCAAGTCTCATGGGTTTTGTGGGCCACGTCTTCATGAGCGAGAAGATCGCCGCCCAAATCGGCTGGGCGTCGAACGGCTTTCAAAAGGAGCTGGGTTTTGTCTCCCTGGGGATCGCCATAGCGGGCTTCATGTGCTTCTGGTACCGGGGGACCTTCTGGCTGGCGGTGATCGTCATCTTCTCCACCTTCTACCTTGGCGCCGCCGTCAACCACGTAAAGGAAATGCTGCTGGCGCAAAATTTCAACCCCGGCAACGTGTTCCCCGCCGTGTCGGACGTCCTCATACCTCTTACCCTCATCGCCTGTTGGCTCTTGAAGGCTAAGTGGGAAGGGCGCTCCTAA
- a CDS encoding HsdM family class I SAM-dependent methyltransferase, giving the protein MLNSDGTVRLPDLDNHAMGTIFEELVRRFNEENNEEAGEHWTPRDAVRLMARLIFEPIADVIESGTYLLYDGACGTGGMLTVAEEALFDLANERNKQVSVHLFGQEINAETYAICKADLLLKSLRARARRRITSWADPSIRLSPTTPSPVVPSTSCSPTRLMAKVGRVTWSAWVARQVSRIPALLSNTVEKNSLSLLAPAMVRCYF; this is encoded by the coding sequence GTGCTAAACAGCGACGGCACCGTCCGGCTGCCTGACCTGGACAATCACGCCATGGGCACCATCTTCGAGGAGCTGGTGCGCCGCTTCAACGAGGAAAACAACGAGGAAGCCGGCGAGCACTGGACACCCCGTGACGCTGTGCGTCTGATGGCCCGTCTCATCTTCGAACCCATTGCGGACGTGATCGAATCGGGAACCTACCTGCTCTACGATGGCGCCTGCGGTACGGGTGGAATGCTCACAGTGGCCGAAGAAGCTCTATTTGATCTGGCAAATGAACGCAACAAGCAGGTCTCGGTGCATCTTTTTGGCCAGGAGATCAACGCCGAAACCTACGCCATCTGCAAGGCCGACCTGCTCCTTAAGTCCTTAAGGGCGAGGGCGAGGCGGCGGATAACATCGTGGGCGGACCCGAGTATTCGACTCTCTCCAACGACGCCTTCCCCGGTCGTACCTTCGACTTCATGCTCTCCAACCCGCCTTATGGCAAAAGTTGGAAGAGTGACCTGGAGCGCATGGGTGGCAAGACAGGTATCAAGGATCCCCGCTTTGTTGTCCAACACCGTGGAGAAGAACTCTCTCTCATTACTTGCTCCAGCGATGGTCAGATGCTATTTTTAG
- a CDS encoding integrase catalytic domain-containing protein, translating to MEIVKAEAEAYCRTGREEKGQILDRLIPLTGYNRSYASHLLSLFGRTPVLRFAGKAPLKLVPEPKPVRRRRPVRYGPDVLEPLKTIWEMMGYPRMKRLAPSLPWLIPKMERHGELSLDSPLREKLLALSAATIDRLLPFERKRMLLPRGRSCTRPGTLLKHQIPIRTFADWDDAGVGFMEMDLVSHDGGNASGDFAYTLTLTDVATGWTKLHALPNRARKWVLEALLALMDRLPFPLKGLDSDNGSEFINHHLMRFCADHGITFTRSRPENKNDNCHVEQKNWAAARKAVGYARYDTPREVEILNRLYRDLGLYVNFFQPSFKLVEKHRQGARVRKVYDVPRTPCQRLLNALEREEPAVCASLRETFDSLNPAELRRKLDAALEELGKCGAEKRKQGSPKKIPAFV from the coding sequence ATGGAGATCGTGAAGGCAGAAGCGGAAGCGTACTGTCGGACAGGACGGGAAGAGAAAGGGCAAATCCTGGACAGGCTGATTCCCCTGACGGGATACAACCGGTCCTATGCGTCGCACCTTCTTTCCCTCTTTGGCAGGACACCGGTCCTTCGCTTCGCAGGAAAGGCTCCCCTGAAGCTCGTCCCGGAGCCGAAGCCCGTCAGGCGAAGGCGTCCGGTTCGATACGGGCCCGATGTCCTGGAGCCCCTGAAGACCATCTGGGAAATGATGGGCTATCCCCGCATGAAACGCCTGGCCCCTTCCCTTCCATGGCTGATTCCCAAGATGGAACGTCATGGCGAGCTGTCCCTGGATTCACCCCTGCGGGAGAAGCTGCTGGCCCTTTCCGCAGCCACGATCGACCGCCTTCTGCCTTTTGAGCGAAAACGGATGCTTCTGCCCAGGGGACGATCCTGCACACGGCCGGGAACGCTTCTCAAGCACCAGATTCCCATACGCACCTTTGCCGACTGGGACGATGCAGGGGTCGGGTTCATGGAGATGGACCTGGTGAGCCACGACGGCGGGAATGCCTCGGGAGATTTCGCCTACACGCTAACCCTAACGGATGTGGCCACCGGATGGACCAAGCTTCATGCCCTGCCGAACCGGGCCCGGAAGTGGGTGCTGGAGGCACTCCTCGCTCTCATGGACCGGCTCCCCTTCCCCTTGAAGGGGCTGGATTCCGACAACGGGAGCGAGTTCATCAACCATCACCTGATGCGGTTCTGCGCGGATCACGGGATCACCTTCACCCGGTCGAGGCCGGAGAACAAAAACGACAACTGCCATGTCGAGCAGAAGAACTGGGCGGCAGCACGAAAAGCGGTGGGATACGCCCGGTACGACACCCCCCGGGAGGTGGAAATCCTGAACCGGCTTTACAGGGACCTGGGCCTGTACGTCAATTTCTTCCAGCCGTCCTTTAAGCTAGTGGAGAAGCACCGCCAGGGAGCCAGGGTCAGGAAGGTCTATGATGTACCCAGGACTCCCTGCCAAAGGCTCCTGAACGCCCTGGAGCGGGAAGAACCTGCCGTGTGCGCTTCCCTTCGTGAAACCTTCGACTCTCTCAATCCGGCAGAGTTGAGGAGAAAACTGGACGCGGCATTGGAGGAGCTGGGAAAATGCGGGGCAGAAAAAAGAAAACAGGGATCCCCCAAAAAGATCCCTGCCTTCGTTTAG
- a CDS encoding type I restriction-modification system subunit M N-terminal domain-containing protein has protein sequence MENGQLTWITNFIWSIADDVLRDIYVRGKYRDVILPMTVIRRFDAVLEPTKQAVLDMKAQLDKAGIVDQRLALRQAAGQAFYNTSPFTLRDLRARSSRQQLEADFRAYLDGFSSNVQEIIDNF, from the coding sequence GTGGAAAACGGCCAGCTAACGTGGATTACCAATTTCATCTGGAGCATCGCTGATGATGTGTTGCGGGACATTTACGTGCGTGGTAAGTATCGTGACGTTATTCTGCCGATGACCGTTATCCGACGGTTCGATGCGGTGCTGGAGCCCACAAAGCAGGCTGTGCTGGATATGAAAGCCCAGCTCGATAAGGCTGGCATTGTTGATCAGCGTTTAGCCCTGCGACAGGCGGCGGGGCAGGCTTTCTACAACACCTCGCCGTTCACTTTGCGGGATCTTCGGGCGCGCTCAAGCCGCCAGCAACTGGAGGCGGATTTTCGCGCCTACCTCGATGGCTTTTCGTCCAATGTACAGGAAATCATTGATAACTTCTAA